The proteins below are encoded in one region of Papilio machaon chromosome 27, ilPapMach1.1, whole genome shotgun sequence:
- the LOC106711756 gene encoding lactoylglutathione lyase isoform X1, with translation MTLSNRMLTFARLNFNFYKNFKPINTILIQSRAMSGEGISPQEVESLCQTPHPSTKDFVFQQTMYRIKDPRKSIPFYTGVLGMTLLKQLHFPEMKFSLFFMGYENPAEIPKDEKTRTAWAMTRKATLELTYNWGTESDDSCYHNGNSDPRGFGHIGVLVPDVDEACARFEQQGVKFIKRPQDGKMKGLAFIQDPDGYWIEIFKADVVS, from the exons atgacattatCAAATCGGATGTTGACTTTTGCTCGAttgaactttaatttttataagaatttcaAGCCTATCAACactatattaatacaaag TAGAGCCATGTCGGGTGAAGGAATATCTCCTCAAGAAGTGGAATCATTATGTCAAACTCCTCATCCTTCTACCAAG GACTTTGTGTTCCAACAAACAATGTACCGGATAAAAGACCCGAGGAAATCCATTCCTTTTTATACTGGAGTTCTCGGGATGACTTTGTTAAAACAGCTGCATTTCCCTGAAATGAAATTCTCCCTGTTCTTCATGGGTTATGAGAATCCGGCTGAAATACCTAAGGATGAGAAAACAAGAACAGCATGGGCTATGACCAGGAAAGCTACGTTGGAGTTAACAta TAATTGGGGCACAGAGAGTGACGACTCTTGTTACCACAATGGTAACTCTGATCCCCGAGGGTTTGGACATATTGGTGTACTGGTTCCTGATGTTGATGAGGCTTGTGCCAG atTTGAACAGCAAGGTGTGAAATTTATTAAGCGTCCACAAGACGGCAAGATGAAAGGACTTGCCTTTATACAGGATCCCGATGGATACTGGATTGAAATCTTCAAGGCTGACGTAGTGTCGTAA
- the LOC106711756 gene encoding lactoylglutathione lyase isoform X2, which yields MTLSNRMLTFARLNFNFYKNFKPINTILIQRAMSGEGISPQEVESLCQTPHPSTKDFVFQQTMYRIKDPRKSIPFYTGVLGMTLLKQLHFPEMKFSLFFMGYENPAEIPKDEKTRTAWAMTRKATLELTYNWGTESDDSCYHNGNSDPRGFGHIGVLVPDVDEACARFEQQGVKFIKRPQDGKMKGLAFIQDPDGYWIEIFKADVVS from the exons atgacattatCAAATCGGATGTTGACTTTTGCTCGAttgaactttaatttttataagaatttcaAGCCTATCAACactatattaatacaaag AGCCATGTCGGGTGAAGGAATATCTCCTCAAGAAGTGGAATCATTATGTCAAACTCCTCATCCTTCTACCAAG GACTTTGTGTTCCAACAAACAATGTACCGGATAAAAGACCCGAGGAAATCCATTCCTTTTTATACTGGAGTTCTCGGGATGACTTTGTTAAAACAGCTGCATTTCCCTGAAATGAAATTCTCCCTGTTCTTCATGGGTTATGAGAATCCGGCTGAAATACCTAAGGATGAGAAAACAAGAACAGCATGGGCTATGACCAGGAAAGCTACGTTGGAGTTAACAta TAATTGGGGCACAGAGAGTGACGACTCTTGTTACCACAATGGTAACTCTGATCCCCGAGGGTTTGGACATATTGGTGTACTGGTTCCTGATGTTGATGAGGCTTGTGCCAG atTTGAACAGCAAGGTGTGAAATTTATTAAGCGTCCACAAGACGGCAAGATGAAAGGACTTGCCTTTATACAGGATCCCGATGGATACTGGATTGAAATCTTCAAGGCTGACGTAGTGTCGTAA
- the LOC106711759 gene encoding uncharacterized protein LOC106711759, translating into MEVQKKPLKIYIQDIFRAKNTIENKYIYELFGMKFKNIMIQGVVTDAYNKMNKSINLEISDATGSVKVYYDSTKNNSNLNNDIVKDLSHELPKIYAYNNDNSTIMSSMFNMMLEKKENVLNFVEGDYVCIVGDIFVEDVSNNRMVSAFHCNHTSIERDIVWMEELRYIYEKFYLWNKVSEESKALQNT; encoded by the coding sequence TTTACATACAAGATATTTTTCGCGCGAAAAATACAATcgaaaacaaatacatttatgaACTATTCGGAATGAAGTTCAAAAACATAATGATTCAAGGTGTTGTTACGGAtgcttataataaaatgaataaatcaattaatttagaaataagtgATGCAACAGGTTctgttaaagtttattatgattctacgaaaaataatagtaacctTAATAATGATATTGTAAAAGATTTGAGTCACGAATTACCAAAAATATATGCTTACAACAATGATAATTCTACAATTATGTCTTCCATGTTTAACATGATGttggaaaaaaaagaaaacgtattaaattttgttgaagGAGATTATGTGTGTATAGTAGGTGATATTTTTGTGGAAGACGTTAGTAATAATAGAATGGTATCAGCATTTCACTGTAATCACACATCAATAGAGAGAGATATTGTATGGATGGAGGAACTGAGATacatatatgaaaaattttaccTTTGGAACAAAGTATCCGAAGAATCCAAGGCTTTACAAAATACatga